The stretch of DNA TGGCCCCCGTAAAGCGGCGATGCGTGAGGAGTTAGATGCTATTCCACGTGATGGCAACGGTGTGTGTATTCCGGGTGTCTGGATTGAAAACGCCATGCCACCCAGTCCTGACCGTGTGGTGTTACGCCTGATTCTAGATGATGACTTTGCCAAAAAGCCTAATGAAGAACGGAAGTCTTTTGTGGCTGACTGGATAGCGCGTTATTTAGAGCCAGTCATCGAAAAACTGGATAAAAACCTACGCTATGCCTTTGGTGAAGACTTTGCCCGTCACCGTGACTTTTCCTCAGTTCTACTGATGGCGGTGTTGCCTAATCTCTATCGTGACGTGCCACTTATCATTGAGATGCACAAGGTTCCTACCAGACAGCAGGAACAGATCCTTTGGCACTTACTCCACGCTATCCAGCGTTTTTCTGGGGGAATGGATGCTACCGGCCCCGGCCAGACATTGGCTGAATATACCGCTGATGAATTTGGTCATGACCGTATTGCCCAGGTCAATTTAAGCCGTTCATGGTATGGCACGTGGATGCCTAAGATGATCCAAGGGTTTGAGGACGGCATTATCACTTTACCCGCTGACGATAACGTCAAACAGGATATTCACTCCATAGAAGAGATTGACGGTATTCCTATGCTGTCGTCTGTTCGCAAAGAAGATTTGAAAGAACCCGAGCTCTATCGCCATGGTGACACGGCCATTGCACTGGTTTTAGCCTGGTATGCCTCCATTGAAATGAATAAAGGCCCGGTCAAGGCCCATTCACGTGGTAAACGGGCAACCACACAACTGTTAAAAGGATACAAATAATGAGTCAGGGTATTTGGGTTAGTCCGAATGAATTTGTTTCTTTCTCCGAGCTAAATAGACCATCGAAAGAGGCTGTAGCGACCCGTTCACGCGTTAATGGCTCATTAGGGATTAGTGGCAAATTACAAAATCCCGATCCTGTCCTGCGTAAAATGGGCAAAAGTATCGAGGTTTATCGTGACTTGACGGCTGATGCTCACGTAGGTGGTTGCGTTCGTCGCCGTAAGTCAGCCGTTCTTGCCCTTGAACATGGTTTTGATCGGGAAAATGCTAATCCTCAGGTGGTTAATTTTTTAGAAAATGTGCTGGCAAAACTTCATATGAGAAGCATCATCAGCGGCGCGTTAGATGCTCCATTATTTGGTTATACGCCACTTGAGGTGATGTGGGCGGATGTTGATGATCACCTTGTCCCAGTCGATGTTGTTGCTAAGCCCGCTGAATGGTTCTTTTTTGACGATGAGAACCGGCTCCGTATGCGTACTAAAGATGATAAAGACGGTATTTTACTACCTGAGCGTAAGTTTATCTTATTCCGTCAGGATGCTACTTATGAGAACCCTTACGGCATTGCTGATCTGAGCCGTTGTTTCTGGCCAACCACATTTAAACGTGGTGGTTTTGAGTTCTGGCTGAAGTTTACCGAGAAATACGGTAGCCCGTTCCTAGTCGGTAAACACCCGCGCAATACCCATAACACCGAAGTAGATGCGTTATTGGATAGCCTTGAAGCAATGGTTCAGGATGCAGTAGCCGCAATTCCTGATGATAGCTCAATAGAGATTTTGGAAGCTGCCGGTAAAGGTAGTAGTGCTGATGTATATGAGCGTTTCTTGATGTTCTGCCGCTCTGAAGTCAGTATTGCTCTGACCGGAACGAACCAGACAACGGAAGCCGATACTACCAATGCCAGTGCTCAGGCAGGATTAACTGTGACTGAGGATATCAGGGATGCTGATGCGGAGTTAGTCTCTGAAGGCATCAATATACTAGCCCGTTGGACTGTAGAACTGAATTTTTCAGAAAATGAAGAAGTACCCGTTTGGTCAATTCGTACACCAAAATCTATTGATAAAACGCAAGCCGAACGCGATCAAATCCTTAAAACCGCTGGCGCTAACTTTACCAACGAGTACTTTATTCGTGAATATAACCTGAAGGAAGGCGATTTAGGCGAACAACTTCCACCATCAGACGGTATGGGTTATCCCTCATTTGCTGAAAGTAAATCTCAAAAGCATGACCCGATTAAAGCCGCTGCTGACCAACTTAGCCGAGAGACGCAACCCATTATTGATGGTTGGATTGAGCGTATTCGCAGTTTTGCGGAGAAGGCTAAAAACATGGAAGAGCTTCAGGAACGGCTATTAGCCGAGTTCGATAATCTGCCTGAAGATGAGCTAGCCCAAGCGATGGCCAGCGCATTTACCGTGATTAACTTACAAGGTCGTGATGAGGTGAATAATGGCCGTTAAAGGTGTTTTCGGGCAAAAATTTAACCAGCAAAGTGATTACTTCAAACAGAAGTTGGCTATCCCCAGTGAGCGCTGGGATGATATTTCCAGAGAACAGCACGATCATGGATTTATTGTTGCTGGAGCGACAAAAGCGGCCTTAGTGAGTGATTTTAAAAAAGCCATGCAGTCGGTCATGGATGAAGGGAAAAGTATCCAATGGTTTCGCCAGAACTTTGACCAAATTGTGGAAAAACAAGGTTGGAAAGGCTGGACAGGTGAAGGCAGTAAAGCGGGTAAAGCCTGGCGCACCGAAGTAATCTATACCCAGAATCTTAAATCGTCTCACGCCGCTGGCCGTTATGAACAACTGACTGACCCAGAGGTGTTGGCTGAACGTCCCTATTGGCGTTATGTGCACCGTTCTAGCCTGAACCCTCGCCCTGAGCACGAAAAATGGAATGATTTAGTTTTACCCGCTGATGATCCTTTCTGGGATGAGCATTATCCCCCAAATGGTTTTGGCTGTAATTGCATCGTGGAATCATGCAGTGGGCGGGATTTAAAGAAATTAGGTAAGGCTGGCCCTGATATGTCCCCAACTCGAAATACTCAGCTATATACCGATAAAAATACTGGCGAACAGCGCCTAGTCCCTGAGGGTATTACACCAGGTTTTGATTATGCACCGGGTAAAAGTGCTGCTCAAAATGCCCTTGCTGCTAATGAACAGCAACTCGCTTCATTTGATGCGGCGATTGCTCGTAAGAATGCAGAGAAATTGATTAATTCAGACGTTTTCTTGTCATTTTTTAATGGTCGAATGAAAGGCAATTTTCCGGTTGCTGTGGTCAACCGACAGCAGATGACTGAGATGGCAATAAAAAGCCCAGTATTGTCACTTAAACGAAGTGCTGTAATGAAGCTACGGACTCAATATCCCGATTTAAGCCCGTCAGACTTTCGCCAGCTACAAACCCAGTTAGATAACGCCCAGTGGCAGCAGAACAGTCAGGGTGAAAGGCAAACCGTTGTGAGTATTTCAGGTAAATCGTGGAACGTTCGAGCGAAGCCAACCGCCTCCGGTACCTATATTGAAATGGATCAAGCATAGTTATGGCCAAAATCACCGTACAACTCGACAGTGCGCCGGTTAATCAGCTACTGAGCCAGATTGA from Limnobaculum xujianqingii encodes:
- a CDS encoding DUF935 domain-containing protein — its product is MSQGIWVSPNEFVSFSELNRPSKEAVATRSRVNGSLGISGKLQNPDPVLRKMGKSIEVYRDLTADAHVGGCVRRRKSAVLALEHGFDRENANPQVVNFLENVLAKLHMRSIISGALDAPLFGYTPLEVMWADVDDHLVPVDVVAKPAEWFFFDDENRLRMRTKDDKDGILLPERKFILFRQDATYENPYGIADLSRCFWPTTFKRGGFEFWLKFTEKYGSPFLVGKHPRNTHNTEVDALLDSLEAMVQDAVAAIPDDSSIEILEAAGKGSSADVYERFLMFCRSEVSIALTGTNQTTEADTTNASAQAGLTVTEDIRDADAELVSEGINILARWTVELNFSENEEVPVWSIRTPKSIDKTQAERDQILKTAGANFTNEYFIREYNLKEGDLGEQLPPSDGMGYPSFAESKSQKHDPIKAAADQLSRETQPIIDGWIERIRSFAEKAKNMEELQERLLAEFDNLPEDELAQAMASAFTVINLQGRDEVNNGR
- a CDS encoding phage head morphogenesis protein — its product is MAVKGVFGQKFNQQSDYFKQKLAIPSERWDDISREQHDHGFIVAGATKAALVSDFKKAMQSVMDEGKSIQWFRQNFDQIVEKQGWKGWTGEGSKAGKAWRTEVIYTQNLKSSHAAGRYEQLTDPEVLAERPYWRYVHRSSLNPRPEHEKWNDLVLPADDPFWDEHYPPNGFGCNCIVESCSGRDLKKLGKAGPDMSPTRNTQLYTDKNTGEQRLVPEGITPGFDYAPGKSAAQNALAANEQQLASFDAAIARKNAEKLINSDVFLSFFNGRMKGNFPVAVVNRQQMTEMAIKSPVLSLKRSAVMKLRTQYPDLSPSDFRQLQTQLDNAQWQQNSQGERQTVVSISGKSWNVRAKPTASGTYIEMDQA